The nucleotide sequence ATTCCCAGACTAAAAGCATGATAGTCTTCGGTATCCATACCATCTAGATAACCTCGGTAAACTTTCCCGGCTGTAGAGGCAAAGGTTTTACGAGCTTCATCTGGCGTATTTCCAGCTAAATCGACAGGTTCAACGATTTCTTTGACCAGTTCTTGTACTGATTCATCCATACGCCAATCTCGATCAGCAGCCATTACTTCCTCTACAGAAATGGCTGTCCCTGTTGCCCCTTCAATTCTAAAGATTAGATCGTTAAAATCATAGTCTGGATAATAAGAATCCTCCATTGCAAAGGTTTGTCCATCTGCTCCTAGATCAGCTATTTTTCCCGATGGAAAACCATCGCTTGGATCTACGGAAGTCATAGAAAATAAAGGCGATTTAGCTCCAATATAATCAGGATAGTTTAATAGGCTATCAAATGTTCCTTGAGGGACAAGCATTACCCCAAATTGGTCGCCAGCAAGCATATCGAAACTTTTTTTTCCTTCATATTGACCCCTATTCCAATCTTTCTTTTCGTGATCCCCTAAAAGATCGGTAAAACGTGCGCCCTCAGTTCGATCAGAAATCACTATATGACCTAATTCAGAATTACTGATAACTCGTCGTGCCGCTTCTTGAATAAATGCAGCAGAATTAATATCAATTTGCTCCATTTCAGATAAGCTAAAAATACCTAATTGTCCTTCGTACTTACTGCCATCATCGAGGAAATCAACATTGACTATTCCCGTATCTTCTACGGTAAACACACCAGAATCAAACATCATTAATACTCTCCTTTAAGTTACTTTGTCTTGTGTTTATCTATTTCTTAAGCCTCGATTTAGTCAACGAAGCTACTCCTAAAAGACCAAAAATTAATATTCCTACATTGTGAGAAGATTCAGGAATAGCAACGTCTTCTTCTTGGGTTCGGATTTGTAGCTGATATCGACCAGAAGAAGAAAAGTTATCATTAGAATTATCAAAGGAAAAATCTGGAATTGCACCATTAATCACTTGGCCAGAAATAGATAAATCCTCAAACGTTAATCCTGGTTGACTTAGTACATTAGGTTCATTAACAAAAGATGAGACAACAGCAAAATAGTCTCCTGAAGCTAGAGTCAATGCACCAATAAAAGAATCGGTATCGCCAAAAGGGGAGGAACCTGGTTCTGGATCATTAAAATCAAAAGAAGTATTGTCATCATTAAATGCAATGAGTGTCCCCATCTCATCAAATACCCATAGCATAGAATCTAATCCCCGATCTAAATCTGCACTGCTACGAAAATCATTAGCTCTGTCGATGTCAAAGAAAACTTCTAACGGAAGACTCCCTCCAATGGTGAATTGGTAGAAATCCACATCGTTAGTATTATTAGAAGCAATATATCCTCTTGTTGTTAGCGCAAATTGCTCTGGAAGACGACCAAGATTTTGTGCAGTTAAGGCACTATCATTGACTCCTGACGTTAATTTTCCTTCTTTATCAAAGGTCAAAGCAAAACTAGGTTCAATAACCCAACTAAGACTAACAACTAAGCTTAACAAGGTAGTTGTTCCTATATTTTTTGAATTATTTTTACTTGGAAATGATGTCATAGGAATTTTTCCTCCAATTAAGTGGCAATTATTTATTAGTTGTTCATTTAGTTGCGATCGCCTTTATCAAAGCAGCTTCTGTTAAATTATCGAGAATATCCGTACCAAGAAGATTGAAAGCGTTAATCATGGGAAATACCTTGAATGAATAGACAAAACATCCTCTTCCCAAACTTTGAACATGAAACATCAAGCATGGGATAACCAGTTATTTTCTTGAAAAATGTTACAATCCTAATAAGAACCGAACTTTATCAGCGATTACTCTGGAATTCTCACTCAGATTTTCAAACACTTCAAGCCAGAAAAGTCAGAGAAAAAGGTCATAAAAGTCATATATGAAGTAACATATAGCAAAAGATAGGAAACTCGTTGAGGCTTTTACCGCTTCTGTTTCTTTCTTTTTGATCTATCCTCTGGTTCCCTGCTCAAAGCAATAAAATGATGTGAGATACCGTGAAAAGTAAGATAAACCTAAAAGGAAAATCATTTAAAGGTCAAAATCTTTCAGGGACAAACTTTAGTCAAGCAGATATACGAGGCACTAATTTTACAGGAGCCAATCTGACAAACTGTAACTTTGATGAGGCGATCGCTGGTCTTTCAACTATCTGGGTCATAATTTGGTTAAGCTTATCGAGCGTTTTCGGAATGCTGGCGGGATTTATGGCTACTCGATTTGGCTTTTATTTAACCAGTAACGATAAGATTTACACCGTTGTTGGTTTAATTAGTTCGGTCGTATTATTTATGGTTTTGCTGATAGCAAAGCTTAAAAATTTAAAGGAGTCTTTGGTCATAAATGGAGCGATTTGGCCAATTAGCGGAACAGTTATAGGACTACTCTCTGTTGTGTTGCAACGGAAGGATATTGGGCAAATTGACTTGTTGAGTGCCAACAGCAGTTTACTAGCCGTTGTTGTTGTCGTTTGTGTCATTATTATGCTGGGAATAACTCAGGCGATCACTGAGCAGTGGGCGATCGCTGTTAATACGATTAGTAGTCTAGTCGCCGCCATAATCGTTGCTTTTATCGGGCAAGGCGAAGTCGGATTAACCATTAGAAGTGCTGGTGTAAGAGGTTTAGCAATTACAATCGCTTTTTCTGTGATTATTGCTCTAGCTTGCGCTGATTTAGCCAAACAAATCTTAAGAGAAGAAGATAGTAATTCCCTAATTCGCTTGATTGCTATTACTTTAGCGACTACTGGAGGAACAAATTTTCGTAAGGCTAATTTAACCAGGGCCAGTTTTCGAGGAGCAATTCTGAAAAATACGCAGTTTACTAAGGCAAAATTCACCCATACTTGTTGGTACGGAGCAAAATATCTCAACTATGCTATTTTTGGTCATTCTATTCTTGAGAATTCGGTTGTTAGACAATTACTAATTACGGGAGAAGTTAATCCCCTATGTTCTTATCAAGGGCTTAATCTCAAAGGTGCATACTTAACGGGAGCAGATTTTAAACAAGCGGACTTGACAGAAGCCGATCTCTGCAATGGAATGTTACAAGGAGCTAATTTAGAAGGGGTAAATCTGACGAAAGTACAAGCCTTGGGAACAGATTTTAGAGAAACAAAATTAACAGGAGC is from Crocosphaera subtropica ATCC 51142 and encodes:
- a CDS encoding DVUA0089 family protein; protein product: MTSFPSKNNSKNIGTTTLLSLVVSLSWVIEPSFALTFDKEGKLTSGVNDSALTAQNLGRLPEQFALTTRGYIASNNTNDVDFYQFTIGGSLPLEVFFDIDRANDFRSSADLDRGLDSMLWVFDEMGTLIAFNDDNTSFDFNDPEPGSSPFGDTDSFIGALTLASGDYFAVVSSFVNEPNVLSQPGLTFEDLSISGQVINGAIPDFSFDNSNDNFSSSGRYQLQIRTQEEDVAIPESSHNVGILIFGLLGVASLTKSRLKK